A genomic segment from Necator americanus strain Aroian chromosome III, whole genome shotgun sequence encodes:
- a CDS encoding hypothetical protein (NECATOR_CHRIII.G9411.T5): MSESSSRIDEFFGAKNDLLAFIFQNLHDLRQSISGLAMAFAALATARHAINGFEPPSFSKSDNPVSHHPSAFVRTMTFLYLPIFHLKLLIYPKDLSFDWSMDSIPFVISPTDPRFIGSVLIYSILAVAGYMLVKDSGILEKIWKLLRVDRHSHHDGKCSGKNSPVKPRRKISQDTARKTLIALSLLILPFLPASNLFCYVGFVAAERTLYLSSVGYCILVGMLYNFCCSRLGRIPAISLAFVILLLYGARTYGRNMDWKDEESLYKSALELNPPKAYSNLGRVYAGQMRVNEAELAYRKALEYRPNMADTWYNLGVLYQEKKNLTAAVRCYDTAIRFRKTFAFAHLNLGAVHHERGDDDLAMKIWENCSRIDGSMVKAQRDHREAQTSCRLRLGKLLIKKRQIDKARKILEEAIQRSPRSYRFIGSLWLTLGELYDALGLDVKAEGAFRAALLAAPAHIPTLLTLGHLKNKQNRTVESDSWFSRALAISPNSPEVHHHIGVAAASRGDIVGAEFAYTTALQLAGTHPESLRSLATLLREQGRFDKTEEG, encoded by the exons ATGAGCGAGTCGTCGTCGCGCATCGATGAGTTTTTCGG AGCAAAGAATGATCTTCTAGCATTTATCTTCCAGAATCTTCATGATCTACGCCAATCGATCTCTGGTCTAGCGATGGCTTTCGCCGCGTTAGCCACTGCACGTCATGCTATCAATGGTTTCGAGCCGCCGAG CTTCTCCAAATCCGATAATCCAGTTTCACATCATCCTTCGGCTTTTGTACGTACAATGACCTTCCTATACCTTccgatttttcatttaaaacttTTGATCTACCCTAAAGAT ctGAGTTTTGACTGGTCAATGGATTCGATTCCTTTTGTGATCTCTCCTACGGATCCACGTTTTATCGGATCGGTTTTGATCTACTCCATCCTAGCAGTGGCCGGCTACATGCTGGTCAAAGATAGTGGTATTCTGGAGAAGATCTGGAAGTTACTACGAGTTGATCGGCACTCACATCACGATGGAAAGTGTTCTGGGAAGAATTCTCCTGTGAAGCCAAGGAGGAAAATCAGTCAA gataCTGCTCGGAAAACGCTTATTGCTTTATCGCTCCTTATTCTACCTTTTCTACCTGCCTCGAATCTTTTCTGCTATGTCGGGTTCGTGGCTGCTGAAAGGACATTATATTTATCAAGTGTTGGATACTGTATTCTAGTCGGGATGCTCTATAACTTCTGTTGTTCCAG ACTCGGCCGAATCCCTGCGATATCACTTGCTTTTGTAATTCTTTTATTATATGGCGCCAGGACCTACGGAAGGAATATGGATTGGAAAGATGAGGAAAGCCTATACAAAAGTGCACTGGAACTGAATCCACCGAAAG CATATTCCAACCTCGGACGAGTTTACGCCGGTCAGATGAGGGTGAACGAGGCTGAGCTAGCTTACCGTAAAGCTTTGGAGTATAGACCGAATATGGCGGATACTTGGTATAACTT AGGGGTACTGtatcaagaaaagaagaacctTACCGCGGCCGTGAGATGCTACGACACTGCCATCCGATTCCGCAAAACATTCGCTTTCG CTCATCTGAATCTTGGTGCTGTTCACCATGAACGTGGTGATGACGATCTTGCTATGAAAATATGGGAAAATTGTTCACGGATCGACGGATCAATGGTGAAAGCGCAACGAGATCATCGTGAAGCACAAACAAGTTGTCGACTTCGTCTTGGTAAACTGCTGATCAAAAAACGGCAAATCGATAAGGCgcggaaaattctggaagag GCTATTCAAAGATCACCGCGATCGTATCGATTTATTGGATCGTTGTGGCTCACTCTGGGAGAGCTGTACGATGCATTAGGATTAGATGTTAAGGCTGAG GGAGCATTCCGAGCTGCGCTGCTCGCAGCACCAGCGCATATTCCAACTCTTCTCACATTAGGCCACCTGAAAAATAAGCAG AATCGCACCGTTGAATCGGACAGTTGGTTTTCGCGTGCGCTCGCAATTTCTCCGAACTCACCGGAAGTTCATCATCACATCGGAGTGGCGGCTGCGTCACGG GGAGACATCGTCGGTGCCGAATTCGCCTACACAACTGCTCTTCAACTTGCCGGGACTCATCCGGAATCGCTCCGATCACTCGCCACTCTGCTACGGGAACAGGGTCGCTTTGATAAAACCGAAGAA GGCTGA
- a CDS encoding hypothetical protein (NECATOR_CHRIII.G9411.T1), translating to MARLHWTCGPQHLFHSFRSLAIVIQDVLKLQMYAKFQQQFQYRKSLAPDSSDPDPIQAERALFNPENPVEVPLFGFTYGHRARVVFETHDKRKCMVTINLKNGEDIIVHFNPRLKDEILVFNSFYKGEWQEEERASVIFPFERKKIYTVEFVASGNNTVYVYVNGQLLYEFRERQSGTNVASIYVGGDIDIHSVHVF from the exons atggcccgtcttcactggacgtgcgggccgcagcatctcttccactcgtttcgttccctcgccattgtcatccaagatgttctcaagcttc aaatgtATGCGAAATTTCAACAACAATTCCAATATAGGAAAAGTCTTGCCCCGGATTCCTCGGATCCAGATCCGATACAGGCGGAACGAGCACTTTTTAATCCG GAGAATCCCGTTGAAGTACCATTGTTTGGATTCACATATGGACATCGTGCTCGAGTCGTCTTTGAAACCCACGATAAGAGGAAATGCATGGTTACT ATCAACCTCAAAAACGGAGAGGACATTatagttcacttcaatccacgCCTCAAG GATGAAATCCTTGTTTTCAACTCATTTTACAAGGGTGAATGGCAAGAAGAGGAGAGAGCATCGGTGATTTTCCCATTCGAGCGGAAGAAAATCTACACCGTGGAGTTTGTCGCCAGCGGCAACAATACTGTTTAT GTATACGTGAACGGTCAATTACTGTACGAATTCCGTGAACGTCAATCCGGCACCAATGTGGCGTCAATCTATGTGGGCGGCGATATCGATATTCATTCCGTGCATGTTTTTTGA
- a CDS encoding hypothetical protein (NECATOR_CHRIII.G9408.T1), producing the protein MSYVRSFVRSFGHSHGGGVAPGARVLSAVPPPIAANCCPAGWHRAKYEALSPSTSRPHSVQCSRSSSSHLNAAVRSTSCSVFGVRCSSTTMTTTS; encoded by the coding sequence ATGAGCtacgttcgttcgttcgttcgttcgttcggtCACAGTCACGGCGGTGGAGTAGCCCCGGGGGCTCGGGTGCTGTCCGCTGTGCCGCCGCCGATCGCCGCCAACTGCTGTCCGGCCGGCTGGCATCGTGCCAAGTACGAGGCGCTGAGCCCCTCCACGTCTCGACCTCATTCTGTTCAGTGTTCGAGGTCGTCGTCCTCGCACCTCAACGCGGCGGTTCGCTCAACCAGCTGTTCGGTGTTCGGTGTTCGCTGTTCGTCAACGACGATGACGACGACCTCCTAA
- a CDS encoding hypothetical protein (NECATOR_CHRIII.G9411.T3): protein MYAKFQQQFQYRKSLAPDSSDPDPIQAERALFNPENPVEVPLFGFTYGHRARVVFETHDKRKCMVTINLKNGEDIIVHFNPRLKDEILVFNSFYKGEWQEEERASVIFPFERKKIYTVEFVASGNNTVYVYVNGQLLYEFRERQSGTNVASIYVGGDIDIHSVHVF, encoded by the exons atgtATGCGAAATTTCAACAACAATTCCAATATAGGAAAAGTCTTGCCCCGGATTCCTCGGATCCAGATCCGATACAGGCGGAACGAGCACTTTTTAATCCG GAGAATCCCGTTGAAGTACCATTGTTTGGATTCACATATGGACATCGTGCTCGAGTCGTCTTTGAAACCCACGATAAGAGGAAATGCATGGTTACT ATCAACCTCAAAAACGGAGAGGACATTatagttcacttcaatccacgCCTCAAG GATGAAATCCTTGTTTTCAACTCATTTTACAAGGGTGAATGGCAAGAAGAGGAGAGAGCATCGGTGATTTTCCCATTCGAGCGGAAGAAAATCTACACCGTGGAGTTTGTCGCCAGCGGCAACAATACTGTTTAT GTATACGTGAACGGTCAATTACTGTACGAATTCCGTGAACGTCAATCCGGCACCAATGTGGCGTCAATCTATGTGGGCGGCGATATCGATATTCATTCCGTGCATGTTTTTTGA
- a CDS encoding hypothetical protein (NECATOR_CHRIII.G9409.T1), translating to MYNLYADYMKYVERNDAEPAAPAVSKFSNEVFNPTNPVELPVNGFGSGHRLRVVLKTLDKRDMQFWVNLKDGDDILLHFNPRLKDEVIVFNVFTDGEWQHEERPSIVFPFQRDQIYTIELVATTDNSALIYVNGRFLYEFRQRESGQRASSVEVDGDVFIHSVHVT from the exons ATGTATAACCTTTATGCGGATTACATGAAGTATGTGGAACGTAACGACGCCGAACCTGCCGCTCCTGCGGTTTCAAAATTCTCCAACGAAGTTTTCAATCCT ACAAACCCTGTTGAATTACCTGTGAATGGTTTCGGAAGTGGACATCGTCTACGAGTCGTCCTGAAAACATTGGACAAACGTGACATGCAGTTCTGG GTCAATCTCAAGGACGGAGATGACATTCTGCTCCACTTTAATCCACGACTAAAG GATGAAGTCATCGTTTTCAACGTGTTCACCGACGGGGAATGGCAGCATGAGGAACGGCCATCGATAGTGTTTCCTTTTCAAAGGGATCAGATTTATACTATTGAACTTGTCGCCACCACAGATAACTCTGCTCTC ATTTACGTGAACGGTCGTTTCCTCTACGAATTCCGTCAGCGTGAATCCGGTCAACGTGCTTCTTCGGTTGAAGTCGATGGAGATGTCTTTATTCATTCCGTGCATGTGACGTAA
- a CDS encoding hypothetical protein (NECATOR_CHRIII.G9410.T1) produces MIVLKTRSCTFFIGDEKEIIPDTVPETTFPLIGHCVVRMYRAYEEYLEYVERPAPGPTAPPVSKFSNEVFNPTNPVELPISGFGNGHRLRVVLKTLDKRNEQFSVNLKNGDDILLHFNPRLKDNVIVFNSFSNGEWQHEERPSIVFPFERKKIYTIEFVATTDSSALIYVNGRFLYEFRQRERGQRASSVEIHGDVYIHSVHVS; encoded by the exons aTGATTGTATTGAAG ACGCGGTCTTGCACTTTCTTTATTGGTGATGAAAAGGAGATTATTCCTGATACGGTTCCGGAGACGACATTTCCTCTTATCGGAcactg cgtCGTAAGGATGTACAGAGCTTATGAGGAATACCTGGAATACGTGGAACGTCCCGCTCCCGGACCTACTGCTCCGCCGGTTTCAAAATTCTCTAACGAGGTTTTCAATCCG acgaACCCCGTTGAATTACCTATAAGTGGTTTTGGGAATGGACATCGACTACGAGTCGTCCTTAAAACATTGGACAAAAGGAACGAACAATTCTCT GTCAATCTTAAGAACGGAGATGACATTCTGCTCCACTTTAATCCTCGTCTAAAG GATAACGTGATCGTTTTCAACTCTTTCTCAAATGGGGAATGGCAACATGAGGAACGACCATCGATTGTGTTTccttttgaaaggaaaaagatctACACCATTGAATTTGTCGCTACCACTGATAGCTCTGCCCTC ATTTACGTGAACGGCCGTTTCCTCTACGAATTTCGTCAGCGTGAACGCGGTCAACGGGCTTCTTCGGTTGAAATTCATGGAGATGTTTATATTCATTCCGTGCATGTCTCGTAA
- a CDS encoding hypothetical protein (NECATOR_CHRIII.G9411.T2) translates to MERGFLGKSVEQSLTQELSSINNAQLSDQCRRFRDETAFKYATFLEAEIFTALLFAVHPIHCEAVAGVVGRADVLAAAAVIAGILRFIENQNVLMATAYATMATGFKETGIMLLPLLIVFTLLSPKKNLHDLRQSISGLAMAFAALATARHAINGFEPPSFSKSDNPVSHHPSAFVRTMTFLYLPIFHLKLLIYPKDLSFDWSMDSIPFVISPTDPRFIGSVLIYSILAVAGYMLVKDSGILEKIWKLLRVDRHSHHDGKCSGKNSPVKPRRKISQDTARKTLIALSLLILPFLPASNLFCYVGFVAAERTLYLSSVGYCILVGMLYNFCCSRLGRIPAISLAFVILLLYGARTYGRNMDWKDEESLYKSALELNPPKAYSNLGRVYAGQMRVNEAELAYRKALEYRPNMADTWYNLGVLYQEKKNLTAAVRCYDTAIRFRKTFAFAHLNLGAVHHERGDDDLAMKIWENCSRIDGSMVKAQRDHREAQTSCRLRLGKLLIKKRQIDKARKILEEAIQRSPRSYRFIGSLWLTLGELYDALGLDVKAEGAFRAALLAAPAHIPTLLTLGHLKNKQNRTVESDSWFSRALAISPNSPEVHHHIGVAAASRGDIVGAEFAYTTALQLAGTHPESLRSLATLLREQGRFDKTEEVLGILQVHHLGLILTGISVQSCISTENSRKHENSMKNRSI, encoded by the exons ATGGAACGTGGATTTTTGGGGAAATCCGTTGAACAAAGCCTCACACAAGAGCTATCGTCCATTAACAACGCTCAGCTTTCGGATCAATGCCGTCGTTTTCGGGATGAGACCGCTTTC AAATACGCAACATTTTTAGAAGCGGAAATCTTTACCGCTCTTCTCTTCGCCGTTCATCCGATCCATTGTGAAGCGGTCGCGGGCGTTGTCGGCAGAGCCGACGTCCTCGCTGCTGCCGCCGTTATCGCTGGGATTTTGCGATTCATTGAAAATCAG AATGTTCTTATGGCAACGGCGTATGCCACAATGGCGACCGGTTTCAAGGAGACCGGTATCATGTTGCTACCGTTGCTGATCGTTTTCACGCTGCTCAGCCCAAAAAAG AATCTTCATGATCTACGCCAATCGATCTCTGGTCTAGCGATGGCTTTCGCCGCGTTAGCCACTGCACGTCATGCTATCAATGGTTTCGAGCCGCCGAG CTTCTCCAAATCCGATAATCCAGTTTCACATCATCCTTCGGCTTTTGTACGTACAATGACCTTCCTATACCTTccgatttttcatttaaaacttTTGATCTACCCTAAAGAT ctGAGTTTTGACTGGTCAATGGATTCGATTCCTTTTGTGATCTCTCCTACGGATCCACGTTTTATCGGATCGGTTTTGATCTACTCCATCCTAGCAGTGGCCGGCTACATGCTGGTCAAAGATAGTGGTATTCTGGAGAAGATCTGGAAGTTACTACGAGTTGATCGGCACTCACATCACGATGGAAAGTGTTCTGGGAAGAATTCTCCTGTGAAGCCAAGGAGGAAAATCAGTCAA gataCTGCTCGGAAAACGCTTATTGCTTTATCGCTCCTTATTCTACCTTTTCTACCTGCCTCGAATCTTTTCTGCTATGTCGGGTTCGTGGCTGCTGAAAGGACATTATATTTATCAAGTGTTGGATACTGTATTCTAGTCGGGATGCTCTATAACTTCTGTTGTTCCAG ACTCGGCCGAATCCCTGCGATATCACTTGCTTTTGTAATTCTTTTATTATATGGCGCCAGGACCTACGGAAGGAATATGGATTGGAAAGATGAGGAAAGCCTATACAAAAGTGCACTGGAACTGAATCCACCGAAAG CATATTCCAACCTCGGACGAGTTTACGCCGGTCAGATGAGGGTGAACGAGGCTGAGCTAGCTTACCGTAAAGCTTTGGAGTATAGACCGAATATGGCGGATACTTGGTATAACTT AGGGGTACTGtatcaagaaaagaagaacctTACCGCGGCCGTGAGATGCTACGACACTGCCATCCGATTCCGCAAAACATTCGCTTTCG CTCATCTGAATCTTGGTGCTGTTCACCATGAACGTGGTGATGACGATCTTGCTATGAAAATATGGGAAAATTGTTCACGGATCGACGGATCAATGGTGAAAGCGCAACGAGATCATCGTGAAGCACAAACAAGTTGTCGACTTCGTCTTGGTAAACTGCTGATCAAAAAACGGCAAATCGATAAGGCgcggaaaattctggaagag GCTATTCAAAGATCACCGCGATCGTATCGATTTATTGGATCGTTGTGGCTCACTCTGGGAGAGCTGTACGATGCATTAGGATTAGATGTTAAGGCTGAG GGAGCATTCCGAGCTGCGCTGCTCGCAGCACCAGCGCATATTCCAACTCTTCTCACATTAGGCCACCTGAAAAATAAGCAG AATCGCACCGTTGAATCGGACAGTTGGTTTTCGCGTGCGCTCGCAATTTCTCCGAACTCACCGGAAGTTCATCATCACATCGGAGTGGCGGCTGCGTCACGG GGAGACATCGTCGGTGCCGAATTCGCCTACACAACTGCTCTTCAACTTGCCGGGACTCATCCGGAATCGCTCCGATCACTCGCCACTCTGCTACGGGAACAGGGTCGCTTTGATAAAACCGAAGAA GTCCTCGGAATATTGCAAGTCCATCATTTAGGGCTGATTCTTACGGGGATTTCGGTGCAATCCTGCATATCAACGGAAAATTCCAGGAAGCACGAGAATTCTATGAAAAATCGCTCCATCTAG
- a CDS encoding hypothetical protein (NECATOR_CHRIII.G9410.T2), translating to MIQTRSCTFFIGDEKEIIPDTVPETTFPLIGHCVVRMYRAYEEYLEYVERPAPGPTAPPVSKFSNEVFNPTNPVELPISGFGNGHRLRVVLKTLDKRNEQFSVNLKNGDDILLHFNPRLKDNVIVFNSFSNGEWQHEERPSIVFPFERKKIYTIEFVATTDSSALIYVNGRFLYEFRQRERGQRASSVEIHGDVYIHSVHVS from the exons ATGATTCAGACGCGGTCTTGCACTTTCTTTATTGGTGATGAAAAGGAGATTATTCCTGATACGGTTCCGGAGACGACATTTCCTCTTATCGGAcactg cgtCGTAAGGATGTACAGAGCTTATGAGGAATACCTGGAATACGTGGAACGTCCCGCTCCCGGACCTACTGCTCCGCCGGTTTCAAAATTCTCTAACGAGGTTTTCAATCCG acgaACCCCGTTGAATTACCTATAAGTGGTTTTGGGAATGGACATCGACTACGAGTCGTCCTTAAAACATTGGACAAAAGGAACGAACAATTCTCT GTCAATCTTAAGAACGGAGATGACATTCTGCTCCACTTTAATCCTCGTCTAAAG GATAACGTGATCGTTTTCAACTCTTTCTCAAATGGGGAATGGCAACATGAGGAACGACCATCGATTGTGTTTccttttgaaaggaaaaagatctACACCATTGAATTTGTCGCTACCACTGATAGCTCTGCCCTC ATTTACGTGAACGGCCGTTTCCTCTACGAATTTCGTCAGCGTGAACGCGGTCAACGGGCTTCTTCGGTTGAAATTCATGGAGATGTTTATATTCATTCCGTGCATGTCTCGTAA
- a CDS encoding hypothetical protein (NECATOR_CHRIII.G9411.T6), with the protein MERGFLGKSVEQSLTQELSSINNAQLSDQCRRFRDETAFKYATFLEAEIFTALLFAVHPIHCEAVAGVVGRADVLAAAAVIAGILRFIENQNVLMATAYATMATGFKETGIMLLPLLIVFTLLSPKKKVFVVKNIFWRATSVTYDLLLLILLLLLLLLLLLLLLLLLLLLLLLLLLLLLLLLLLLLLLLLLLLLLLLLLLLLISVQDMIQEIHFEEETKKKIIK; encoded by the exons ATGGAACGTGGATTTTTGGGGAAATCCGTTGAACAAAGCCTCACACAAGAGCTATCGTCCATTAACAACGCTCAGCTTTCGGATCAATGCCGTCGTTTTCGGGATGAGACCGCTTTC AAATACGCAACATTTTTAGAAGCGGAAATCTTTACCGCTCTTCTCTTCGCCGTTCATCCGATCCATTGTGAAGCGGTCGCGGGCGTTGTCGGCAGAGCCGACGTCCTCGCTGCTGCCGCCGTTATCGCTGGGATTTTGCGATTCATTGAAAATCAG AATGTTCTTATGGCAACGGCGTATGCCACAATGGCGACCGGTTTCAAGGAGACCGGTATCATGTTGCTACCGTTGCTGATCGTTTTCACGCTGCTCAGCCCAAAAAAG AAGGTCTTTGTtgtaaaaaacattttttggagAGCCACTAGTGTCACCTAtgatctattattattaatattattattattattattattattattgttgttattattattattattattattattattactattactattattattattattattattattattattattattattattattactattattattattattattattattattattattattactgatCTCTGTGCAAGACATGATCCAGGAAATACATTTCGAAGAAgagaccaagaaaaaaataattaaataa
- a CDS encoding hypothetical protein (NECATOR_CHRIII.G9411.T4), whose amino-acid sequence MSESSSRIDEFFGAKNDLLAFIFQNLHDLRQSISGLAMAFAALATARHAINGFEPPSFSKSDNPVSHHPSAFVRTMTFLYLPIFHLKLLIYPKDLSFDWSMDSIPFVISPTDPRFIGSVLIYSILAVAGYMLVKDSGILEKIWKLLRVDRHSHHDGKCSGKNSPVKPRRKISQDTARKTLIALSLLILPFLPASNLFCYVGFVAAERTLYLSSVGYCILVGMLYNFCCSRLGRIPAISLAFVILLLYGARTYGRNMDWKDEESLYKSALELNPPKAYSNLGRVYAGQMRVNEAELAYRKALEYRPNMADTWYNLGVLYQEKKNLTAAVRCYDTAIRFRKTFAFAHLNLGAVHHERGDDDLAMKIWENCSRIDGSMVKAQRDHREAQTSCRLRLGKLLIKKRQIDKARKILEEAIQRSPRSYRFIGSLWLTLGELYDALGLDVKAEGAFRAALLAAPAHIPTLLTLGHLKNKQNRTVESDSWFSRALAISPNSPEVHHHIGVAAASRGDIVGAEFAYTTALQLAGTHPESLRSLATLLREQGRFDKTEEVLGILQVHHLGLILTGISMARLHWTCGPQHLFHSFRSLAIVIQDVLKLRRCHSANGFFFSVWKSNERITAPIHLTSSVSIAGVVERNAERALFNPENPVEVPLFGFTYGHRARVVFETHDKRKCMVTINLKNGEDIIVHFNPRLKDEILVFNSFYKGEWQEEERASVIFPFERKKIYTVEFVASGNNTVYVYVNGQLLYEFRERQSGTNVASIYVGGDIDIHSVHVF is encoded by the exons ATGAGCGAGTCGTCGTCGCGCATCGATGAGTTTTTCGG AGCAAAGAATGATCTTCTAGCATTTATCTTCCAGAATCTTCATGATCTACGCCAATCGATCTCTGGTCTAGCGATGGCTTTCGCCGCGTTAGCCACTGCACGTCATGCTATCAATGGTTTCGAGCCGCCGAG CTTCTCCAAATCCGATAATCCAGTTTCACATCATCCTTCGGCTTTTGTACGTACAATGACCTTCCTATACCTTccgatttttcatttaaaacttTTGATCTACCCTAAAGAT ctGAGTTTTGACTGGTCAATGGATTCGATTCCTTTTGTGATCTCTCCTACGGATCCACGTTTTATCGGATCGGTTTTGATCTACTCCATCCTAGCAGTGGCCGGCTACATGCTGGTCAAAGATAGTGGTATTCTGGAGAAGATCTGGAAGTTACTACGAGTTGATCGGCACTCACATCACGATGGAAAGTGTTCTGGGAAGAATTCTCCTGTGAAGCCAAGGAGGAAAATCAGTCAA gataCTGCTCGGAAAACGCTTATTGCTTTATCGCTCCTTATTCTACCTTTTCTACCTGCCTCGAATCTTTTCTGCTATGTCGGGTTCGTGGCTGCTGAAAGGACATTATATTTATCAAGTGTTGGATACTGTATTCTAGTCGGGATGCTCTATAACTTCTGTTGTTCCAG ACTCGGCCGAATCCCTGCGATATCACTTGCTTTTGTAATTCTTTTATTATATGGCGCCAGGACCTACGGAAGGAATATGGATTGGAAAGATGAGGAAAGCCTATACAAAAGTGCACTGGAACTGAATCCACCGAAAG CATATTCCAACCTCGGACGAGTTTACGCCGGTCAGATGAGGGTGAACGAGGCTGAGCTAGCTTACCGTAAAGCTTTGGAGTATAGACCGAATATGGCGGATACTTGGTATAACTT AGGGGTACTGtatcaagaaaagaagaacctTACCGCGGCCGTGAGATGCTACGACACTGCCATCCGATTCCGCAAAACATTCGCTTTCG CTCATCTGAATCTTGGTGCTGTTCACCATGAACGTGGTGATGACGATCTTGCTATGAAAATATGGGAAAATTGTTCACGGATCGACGGATCAATGGTGAAAGCGCAACGAGATCATCGTGAAGCACAAACAAGTTGTCGACTTCGTCTTGGTAAACTGCTGATCAAAAAACGGCAAATCGATAAGGCgcggaaaattctggaagag GCTATTCAAAGATCACCGCGATCGTATCGATTTATTGGATCGTTGTGGCTCACTCTGGGAGAGCTGTACGATGCATTAGGATTAGATGTTAAGGCTGAG GGAGCATTCCGAGCTGCGCTGCTCGCAGCACCAGCGCATATTCCAACTCTTCTCACATTAGGCCACCTGAAAAATAAGCAG AATCGCACCGTTGAATCGGACAGTTGGTTTTCGCGTGCGCTCGCAATTTCTCCGAACTCACCGGAAGTTCATCATCACATCGGAGTGGCGGCTGCGTCACGG GGAGACATCGTCGGTGCCGAATTCGCCTACACAACTGCTCTTCAACTTGCCGGGACTCATCCGGAATCGCTCCGATCACTCGCCACTCTGCTACGGGAACAGGGTCGCTTTGATAAAACCGAAGAA GTCCTCGGAATATTGCAAGTCCATCATTTAGGGCTGATTCTTACGGGGATTTCG atggcccgtcttcactggacgtgcgggccgcagcatctcttccactcgtttcgttccctcgccattgtcatccaagatgttctcaagcttc GGCGTTGTCATAGTgcaaacggtttttttttctctgtttggAAATCAAACGAACGCATCACGGCGCCAATTCACCTGACGTCTTCTGTCTCCATCGCGGGCGTCGTTGAAAG aaat GCGGAACGAGCACTTTTTAATCCG GAGAATCCCGTTGAAGTACCATTGTTTGGATTCACATATGGACATCGTGCTCGAGTCGTCTTTGAAACCCACGATAAGAGGAAATGCATGGTTACT ATCAACCTCAAAAACGGAGAGGACATTatagttcacttcaatccacgCCTCAAG GATGAAATCCTTGTTTTCAACTCATTTTACAAGGGTGAATGGCAAGAAGAGGAGAGAGCATCGGTGATTTTCCCATTCGAGCGGAAGAAAATCTACACCGTGGAGTTTGTCGCCAGCGGCAACAATACTGTTTAT GTATACGTGAACGGTCAATTACTGTACGAATTCCGTGAACGTCAATCCGGCACCAATGTGGCGTCAATCTATGTGGGCGGCGATATCGATATTCATTCCGTGCATGTTTTTTGA